The nucleotide window tggcACCAGTGTAGAAAAAACCTTTCAAGTGCATGAGACATAAAATTGCCTTTCCTTTAAAAGACAGGCAAACAAAATTGCAGAGGTCAAAGACTTACAACCTTTGGCCATTCTCTGGGAAGACTTGCAAGAACCATTTTTGCAGCTTCCTTCCCAAATGCAGCATGGCGAGCGTCATTCATCAGACCACACATGTAATCAGTCTGAAATCTCATTAAGTAGCGTACTGCCTGACAGTAATGTGAAGAACTTGTGAATCACATCATCACCATTAGAAATCCCATTTGCTTACTATAGGAAATGTTCctcaaagatatatatatataatagccAAAAAAAATGCCCTAAGAGATCCgcaatttaaaaaatccaatgACAGTAGGATCAAAATACATGAGCATTTTGTTGGCTGGTTGGGCACAACTAGACTAGATTAATTCTTGAGATTAGAATAGACAGTACAGAATGTACTAGATATAAATATTCTATTGTCCCATGACTTGGGAAATGCCAACTAaatttgagaatatatataCTAAACTAGGTTCTTGTTAGTAAGGAACAAATTATATCAATTCATGTTAAagctaatttaattataatacaaaatacaCTAAGGGTAGCCTAAAGTAACTTTAAACTCTGGCTTAAATTGTTGACAAAAATTTAGGATCATTGATGCATTTTAATCTAACAATAAGACTATGCGcacacacttttgagtacacagttaatatgtcatcatatgattgaatgattttgaattaaaaataaagataacgctcaatcatatgatgacacatcatttgtgcATTTAAAAGTGTGTTTACATaacatttttcttaatctaatgattttaaaaggATAGTTAAAGGTATGTATTTTTCACATCAATTCAACAATTAAGATTTGCAAATgaataaaccctaaatttgggtTAACAATTTAAGAAAAAGTTTAAGTTAATATAACTTCATTCAcatctaaatatttaagtatGGCTTAGGCTATGTCAACTTGAATTGTTGTCATAAATTTGTAACACTAAATCATAAATCAATCTAATGGTTTAAATTTGATGAGTTGACATAAATGTATACTATccctattaaatttttaaatcattaattttatatagaataTTTAATAATGCAATCCATTTTTAGTTGTTCAATTAAacattgtattatataattaactttAGAAACAATTCTCATTTTCAGCTGAATTCTGTGGGGCACCTGTGCTCTCCACCATCTTTTATCCATTTTGCGATGATAGGCGATAAGACTGCCATTTATTTCTGTTGTGGGCTGCAAATAACTCCAAGGTTCACCCCATACCCTGTTAAagatattgaaattaatatatcaatGGCCTCCAATGGCAACTTAACAAAAGTTTTTTAGTAGAAACTGGTTAAACATGTAATCACTTGCCTAGGAGTCCTTCCAGCCCATATTGCCTTTGAAGTATAATTGTCTTTTGTTGTTATGATTCCTTTTTCCCATGCCTCTTTACTGCCCATAAGCTCGAATGCCCTGTCTCGACATTCTTGTGAGGTCTCAGGAAAGAAATAGCAAGACCAACTTGATCTAGATGAACCTGCAAAAACAGTGAACATATGAAGTCCCCGGTAAAATAATGATTGTTAGCCTTTTTCTCAACCAAATCTTTCACCACTTTGATGTCTGAggaaattatactttttttctactttttttgGGTTGAAACCCTTTGGTACAAGGGCTTACAGAGATTTATAGCTAGATTGTCACCATATACCTTTACAATCATCATGATCAGCccgattaaaataatttgtgaCAAGGACCCTTTTTTCATTGATTGCAATAGCAAAGAGCCCACACATTCCAGCAATCTGTGCCCCCATACCAAACCCAGGCAATCTTTCCCAGTCAGCTACAAGAAATCTTATATTAGGATCAGTGCAGTTTGATGGATGCTGATGGACCCACAGGTCACGTTGCACTTTCCTAGTAAGGGGATAATTTTCCTCATCAGACCCTGTAATCTGCGAAAAGCTCACATATTTAAAATGCATGATAAATATTAAACACATACATCAAACATAAATGTTGCAGTTTCCAAGTATCGCTGCGACATGCATTGTGATTCAATTGTGTAAATCAAATACATACCCAAGGAGGATAAGAGCCTTCTAAAATGGAACGCTGCctaaaatgtttaatttgttcATTGGCTGTGGATGTGGGATACGTGTCCAGTAGTCCCTTCCAACTTGTCCAAGGAGGGAAGTCCCCATTCTCAGATTGGGTATCACGGCGTGTATTTACTCGTGCACTCAACTTGCAGTCCTCAAAATGAGGAGGTTCTGGCACACTGGATCTTTCCAGTCCAAACCTTTTTGAAAACTCTCTTTCTTCAATTGCTGATTCAGTAAGTAAAGCACCCCAAGCTGAATATAATAGGGACACTCTCTCATCTTCAGCTTCTCTTTCATTTCGATGTGAATCGACCCATCTCTCTTTTTCTGTCAATTTAAATTTGCAATCTGTACTTGTAACCACATCTACAATGCAAGTCAAGAAAATTCCTTTTAAGAATCAAAGCAAAGCATTACAAGTTATCAGTAAGAAATGAAGCTTTCCAATGCAAATCAATGATCCATCTATAACCACTAATCATATTGAGGATGACTTGAAAGATAATATGAAGTAAAAATAGTTTCAAAAGCCTAAAAATTTTCTCCGATTTATCTCTACGTTCATTACCAATTCTGATTGCTTTTGAgccaaaaaaatgttttttccaTTCACTAGTTTAAAAGTAAAAGCATTAACTTCAATAATAAGCAAATCTAGCAAAGCTTGTGTGTTGGACCAATGAGCATGAAGTATGATCTAGCAAATCAAGTCAAAGGCAATTACAGAAGTAAAGTATAAATGTAATCAATTAATTACTCTTGACTTTATATTACTTTGAACACACTCTTTGATCATTCCCttccctatatatatattttttaattaaatctcaCAGCCATGAACTGCGCTTAATATTGACTGAAAcccaattaaaattatttttgagacACTAACCTTTTATTCAGCTTCAAagatttctcaaatttttcagAATGTCATTTCTTTCCTCTTTAGTCAAGTAATTAAGGTGATGAAATTTTCTCAGGAAAGGTTGAAAAAATGAACCAAATTGAAGATTGCACACAACCACAAAGCAGAAATAAGCagaagaaagaatgaaagaaaactCGCCAAATcaagaacaaagaagaaataatttCACTTACTGATAATTTCTGAACTTGAATTCCCAGGTGGAGTTCCCATTGATATGGAAGACAATGAAATTCCCCCAAACTCAAAACTACCAAATGAAGTAAGAGTAGCAAGAAACAGAGAGGTGAGGCATACTCCACAGAGAAAACCCACAACACAAATTTGACAAGGAAATGAACTCCCCATTTGCAGAGCTCTCTGTGATACAACTCTTTCAATAGACTTCTGGTTCACTGCCTCCATCTTGTTCACCAAAATTTGTCAGGTACTTAAAATAGTAAAGAACCTCAAAAAGCCTCTTCTAGCCTTCTCCTTGAAACTTTTTCTGGCTTGCTAACTAATAACTTCAGTCACATGAAACTACATtcaattctttttctatttgtGCTTTAGGACTTTCATCTTTAGCAAATGCTTGAAAAAGGATTTATCTCTAATTATTCCAAgacacaaaaatatgaaaaatattttctctcgACTTCTCAACCataaaaatcacattaaaaatacttaaataattGCTGATCCACTTCTATCTTCCTTCCAGCTgcaaaaaaaaaggagaagataaatcaaaattctaTACAATCTATCAAAATTAACTTTACAATTAGACATAAAACATACAAACAGAGTCAGAATTTATTAGAGTTGTTAAAAGATTTCTGGAACAGAAAAAGgaacaaaatttaaacttacaGGAACCCAGCGGAAAGATAAAGgcaatctttgaaaaaaaaaaagaaagaaagaaaaaaagaaacgaACATAGAAAGTAAAGAGTCCCTTGGACAAACTTCAGCTAAAGCAGAGAGAAAATTACGTAAAAAAACAGAAGTTGACTATAACATGATCatcctaaaaatatcaaagtgGCTTGAACTAGAAGAAGCTAAAGAAAAGAGCTCACAGTCACAGCCGTAACTGGATCCTAATCCGaattatcataattaagaaTCCCATTCAATAGTAACATGCACAAAAACATATGCCGACCCCAGTTAGCCTTAAGAAAGCAGTTGATAACCAAAgccaaatgattaaaaaatggCCACAAAAGGCGAGTTGCCAGAAAGCTCCAAACTGTAAGCTCTATAACTTAAGAAATGACAGAAAATGCAGCGATAAAATGAACCCATAAATGACTCCGTAACCAAGTTTCATTACTTTGGCACAAAACCATGAACCGCCACAAGGAGAGACAGGCAAAGAAAAATGCATTAAAAGACTAACCCCAAGTACGTTTTTAGCTTGGCTTCTCAAGAAATAAAAGGAGCTTTTTTTTGTCACTTAATTTTATCCGCAGCTAGATTTTCGTGTCACTTGTTGCAGTTCACAAAAGAAACCCATTTCAGAAAATATTCCTGCCCAAGTGGGGTCCCCCCATTTGAAGTGCAGGCCACTCAAGTCCTGTCATCGTCTTCTCTTTTCACTGTCAAGTCCCAATTCTCAAGTCATCATCATTCCTGGCTGTCatttcaaaaaaaagaaaattaaggaaGCTGTTTTGCGAGTGAAGTGGTGAAATTATTAAACAAGAAGGTGCTTTCTGATCAGTGAATACTATTAACTGTTGAGTAAAGAATGAAACTTTGATTTGGCTTTATCTTATTCGTGGCTTCGGGAAATGTGGGGCGCtttaaaacaacc belongs to Mangifera indica cultivar Alphonso chromosome 2, CATAS_Mindica_2.1, whole genome shotgun sequence and includes:
- the LOC123201347 gene encoding uncharacterized protein LOC123201347 isoform X1, whose translation is MEAVNQKSIERVVSQRALQMGSSFPCQICVVGFLCGVCLTSLFLATLTSFGSFEFGGISLSSISMGTPPGNSSSEIINVVTSTDCKFKLTEKERWVDSHRNEREAEDERVSLLYSAWGALLTESAIEEREFSKRFGLERSSVPEPPHFEDCKLSARVNTRRDTQSENGDFPPWTSWKGLLDTYPTSTANEQIKHFRQRSILEGSYPPWITGSDEENYPLTRKVQRDLWVHQHPSNCTDPNIRFLVADWERLPGFGMGAQIAGMCGLFAIAINEKRVLVTNYFNRADHDDCKGSSRSSWSCYFFPETSQECRDRAFELMGSKEAWEKGIITTKDNYTSKAIWAGRTPRVWGEPWSYLQPTTEINGSLIAYHRKMDKRWWRAQAVRYLMRFQTDYMCGLMNDARHAAFGKEAAKMVLASLPREWPKVDVMNNSRSDIEEFVWSSHKPWIPRPLLSMHVRMGDKSCEMKVVQFEEYVRLAVRVRKRFPHLNSIWLSTEMQKVVDKTKQYPHWNFYYTNVPRQVGNITMAKYEASLGRKTSTNYPLVNFLMATEADFFIGALGSTWCFLIDSMRNTGGKVMAGYLSVNKDRFW
- the LOC123201347 gene encoding uncharacterized protein LOC123201347 isoform X2, which codes for MEAVNQKSIERVVSQRALQMGSSFPCQICVVGFLCGVCLTSLFLATLTSFGSFEFGGISLSSISMGTPPGNSSSEIINVVTSTDCKFKLTEKERWVDSHRNEREAEDERVSLLYSAWGALLTESAIEEREFSKRFGLERSSVPEPPHFEDCKLSARVNTRRDTQSENGDFPPWTSWKGLLDTYPTSTANEQIKHFRQRSILEGSYPPWITGSDEENYPLTRKVQRDLWVHQHPSNCTDPNIRFLVADWERLPGFGMGAQIAGMCGLFAIAINEKRVLVTNYFNRADHDDCKGSSRSSWSCYFFPETSQECRDRAFELMGSKEAWEKGIITTKDNYTSKAIWAGRTPRVWGEPWSYLQPTTEINGSLIAYHRKMDKRWWRAQAVRYLMRFQTDYMCGLMNDARHAAFGKEAAKMVLASLPREWPKDVMNNSRSDIEEFVWSSHKPWIPRPLLSMHVRMGDKSCEMKVVQFEEYVRLAVRVRKRFPHLNSIWLSTEMQKVVDKTKQYPHWNFYYTNVPRQVGNITMAKYEASLGRKTSTNYPLVNFLMATEADFFIGALGSTWCFLIDSMRNTGGKVMAGYLSVNKDRFW